The following proteins are encoded in a genomic region of Flavobacteriales bacterium:
- the gyrA gene encoding DNA gyrase subunit A, with the protein MADGEKIIPINIEEEMKSKYIDYSMSVIVSRALPDVRDGLKPVHRRVLFGMHELGVTSTKAYKKSARIVGEVLGKFHPHGDTSVYDTMVRMAQEWSLRYMLVDGQGNFGSIDGDSPAAMRYTEARLRKTAEELLSDIDKNTVDYQLNFDDTIKEPVVLPARIPNLLCNGTSGIAVGMATNMAPHNLSEVVDATIAYIDNRDIEIQGLMQHIKAPDFPTGGIIYGYEGVKDAFETGRGKVVMRAKTSFEEVGNREAIIVSEIPYMVNKADMIKKTADLINDKKIDGIHDIRDESDRKGMRIVYELKRDAIPNIVLNKLFKYTQLQSSFSVNNIALVNGRPEQLNLKQIIGHFVDHRHEVVVRRTQYELEQAEKRAHVLEGLLIALDNLDAIIKMIRSSRTPEDARNGLMTSFKLSEIQARAILDLRLQKLTGLERDKLKEEYDELMKTIAFLKNILENEDVRMDIIKTELSEVKEKYGDERRSTIEYGGGDFRIEDMIPDEEVVITISHLGYVKRTKLTEYKSQNRGGVGSKGATTRDADFLEDMFVANNHDYMLFFTEKGRCFWLRVFEIPEGAKATKGRAIQNMINIPSDDKVMAFINTKDLKDEEYVNGHCVVMCTKKGVVKKTSLESYSRPRQNGINAITIREGDQLLEAKLTTGNSQIMLAVKSGKAIRFEGEKVRPMGRTASGVRGVTLANDKDEVVGMICVNDFESDVLVVSENGYGKRSSIEDYRITNRGGKGVKTINVTEKTGSLIALKNVTDENDLMVVNKSGVTIRISVADLRQMGRATQGVRIIKLREKDSIAAVAKVPAVSNEEEELNEGQTESNDSVENTSSED; encoded by the coding sequence ATGGCTGACGGAGAGAAAATCATTCCTATTAATATAGAAGAGGAAATGAAGTCAAAATACATCGATTACTCGATGTCTGTAATTGTTTCTAGGGCGTTACCTGATGTAAGAGACGGGCTTAAACCTGTGCATCGTAGAGTATTGTTTGGAATGCACGAATTAGGTGTTACTTCAACTAAAGCATATAAAAAGTCAGCACGTATTGTTGGTGAGGTCCTCGGTAAGTTCCACCCACATGGTGATACTTCAGTTTATGATACAATGGTTAGGATGGCTCAAGAATGGTCGCTTCGTTACATGTTGGTTGACGGTCAAGGTAACTTCGGATCTATCGATGGTGATAGCCCTGCAGCTATGCGTTATACAGAAGCACGTTTAAGAAAAACTGCCGAAGAATTACTTTCCGATATCGACAAAAATACCGTTGATTATCAATTGAATTTTGATGATACTATAAAAGAACCTGTTGTATTACCTGCTAGAATTCCTAACCTTTTATGTAATGGTACTTCTGGTATAGCAGTAGGTATGGCTACCAATATGGCGCCACATAATTTATCTGAAGTTGTTGATGCTACTATTGCATACATTGACAATAGAGATATAGAAATTCAAGGCTTGATGCAACACATTAAAGCACCTGATTTTCCAACAGGAGGTATCATATATGGTTATGAAGGAGTTAAAGATGCATTCGAGACCGGTCGAGGAAAAGTAGTGATGCGTGCTAAAACTTCTTTTGAAGAAGTAGGAAATAGAGAAGCAATTATTGTTTCGGAAATACCATACATGGTTAATAAAGCTGATATGATTAAGAAAACAGCGGATTTAATCAACGATAAAAAAATAGATGGCATTCATGACATTAGAGATGAATCTGATAGAAAAGGAATGCGTATCGTCTATGAACTTAAAAGAGATGCTATTCCTAACATTGTTTTAAATAAACTCTTTAAATACACACAGTTACAATCCTCATTCAGTGTAAATAACATTGCACTAGTTAATGGTCGTCCTGAACAGCTAAATCTGAAGCAAATCATTGGTCATTTTGTAGATCACAGACACGAAGTTGTTGTTAGAAGAACACAATATGAGCTAGAGCAAGCTGAGAAAAGAGCACATGTTTTAGAGGGACTCCTTATAGCCTTAGATAATTTAGATGCCATAATCAAAATGATTAGAAGTTCTAGAACACCTGAAGATGCTAGAAATGGATTAATGACATCGTTCAAATTATCTGAAATTCAAGCAAGAGCAATTTTAGATTTAAGACTGCAAAAGCTAACAGGTTTAGAAAGAGATAAACTGAAAGAAGAGTACGATGAATTAATGAAGACGATTGCCTTCTTGAAAAATATCTTAGAAAATGAAGATGTGAGAATGGACATTATCAAAACTGAGCTTTCTGAGGTAAAAGAAAAATACGGTGATGAAAGACGATCTACTATTGAATATGGTGGTGGTGACTTCAGAATTGAAGATATGATTCCTGACGAAGAAGTCGTTATTACAATTTCTCACTTAGGATACGTAAAAAGAACCAAACTGACAGAATATAAATCCCAAAATAGAGGAGGAGTAGGGTCAAAAGGCGCTACTACAAGAGATGCCGATTTCTTAGAAGATATGTTCGTAGCTAATAACCACGATTATATGTTATTCTTCACAGAAAAAGGAAGATGTTTCTGGCTAAGAGTTTTTGAAATTCCAGAAGGAGCTAAGGCTACTAAAGGTAGAGCTATTCAAAATATGATTAATATACCTTCTGATGACAAGGTTATGGCATTTATTAATACCAAAGACTTGAAAGATGAAGAATATGTTAATGGTCATTGTGTGGTAATGTGTACCAAAAAAGGTGTTGTTAAAAAGACTTCTTTAGAATCTTATTCAAGACCAAGACAGAATGGTATAAATGCTATTACTATTAGAGAAGGAGATCAATTACTAGAAGCTAAATTAACGACTGGTAATTCACAAATTATGTTAGCTGTAAAATCGGGTAAAGCAATTCGTTTTGAAGGAGAAAAGGTAAGACCAATGGGTAGGACTGCATCTGGAGTTAGAGGAGTTACTTTAGCTAATGATAAAGATGAAGTTGTAGGGATGATTTGTGTCAATGACTTTGAATCTGATGTGTTAGTTGTTTCTGAAAATGGTTACGGTAAGCGTTCAAGCATTGAAGATTACAGAATTACTAACAGAGGTGGAAAAGGGGTTAAGACTATTAATGTAACTGAAAAGACAGGTAGTCTGATAGCCCTTAAAAATGTTACGGATGAAAACGACCTAATGGTCGTAAATAAGTCTGGTGTTACAATTAGAATTTCTGTTGCAGATTTACGTCAAATGGGAAGAGCTACTCAAGGAGTTAGAATCATTAAACTTAGAGAAAAGGATTCCATTGCAGCAGTTGCTAAAGTTCCTGCTGTAAGTAATGAAGAAGAGGAATTAAATGAAGGGCAAACAGAATCTAACGATTCCGTTGAAAATACTTCATCCGAAGATTAA
- a CDS encoding ATP-dependent Clp protease ATP-binding subunit, translating into MDSKFSPRLNEVLSFSREEALRLGHNAIGPEHFLLGILREGKGSAALILKALDVDLSALRKVVESSIVNNEKSEYSNSSNLELKKQAAKAVKLAHLELMIFNSVEIKTIHLLLSMLKDDDSIVTLSLKQFNVNYDTVKNEFASMIDSNGDDSEEDISDFSSSPSAELGGSDQEDEELFSNKPKRPSGNTKSSTPVLDNFGRDLTKMASDDKLDPIVGREKEIERVSQILSRRKKNNPILIGEPGVGKSAIAEGLALRIVQRKVSRVLFNKRIISLDLAALVAGTKYRGQFEERMKAILNELETNSDIILFIDEIHTIVGAGGASGSLDASNMFKPALARGELQCIGATTLDEYRQNIEKDGALERRFQKVLVEPTSIEETLQILQNIKERYEEHHNVSYTDEALESCVALTNRYMSDRHLPDKAIDALDEAGSRVHINNINVPENILKLEKELDAIKSQKGQVIKKQRFEEAAKLRDEERKIENSLKQAKAVWEEELKNQRETVTEDNVAEVVAMMTGVPVQRIAEQESKKLVQMESDLQKRVIGQDEAIGKIVKAIRRNRVGLKDPDKPIGSFIFLGPTGVGKTQLAKELSKLMFDTNDSLIRIDMSEYMEKFAVTRLVGSPPGYVGYEEGGQLTEKVRRKPYSIILLDEVEKAHPDVFNLLLQVLDDGYMTDSLGRKINFKNTIIIMTSNIGSRQLKDFGQGVGFSTTAKKESYQSDAKGVIAKALKKAFAPEFLNRIDDVVMFNSLSSEHIHEIIDIELKALFNRITQLGYSLKLGSKAKDFIADKGYDSQFGARPLKRAIQKYLEDIIAEEIVNSNLDEGDTIKISLDEEKAELKININKAKKDKPKKPKGE; encoded by the coding sequence ATGGATTCAAAATTTTCACCCCGATTGAATGAGGTTCTTAGTTTTAGTCGAGAAGAAGCCCTTCGACTAGGTCATAATGCTATTGGACCAGAACATTTTTTACTTGGAATATTGAGAGAAGGTAAAGGCTCAGCAGCCCTTATTCTTAAAGCTCTTGATGTCGATTTGTCTGCCTTAAGAAAGGTCGTTGAGAGCTCAATTGTCAATAATGAAAAAAGTGAGTATTCAAATTCTAGCAATTTAGAGTTAAAAAAACAAGCTGCTAAAGCTGTTAAACTTGCCCATTTAGAGTTAATGATATTCAATAGTGTAGAAATAAAAACCATACACCTACTTTTATCAATGCTTAAAGACGACGATAGTATCGTAACGCTGTCATTAAAACAATTTAACGTTAATTATGATACGGTGAAAAATGAATTTGCTTCTATGATTGATAGTAATGGCGATGATTCTGAAGAAGATATTTCCGATTTCTCTTCTAGTCCAAGTGCTGAATTAGGTGGTTCTGACCAAGAAGATGAAGAACTATTCTCAAATAAACCTAAACGACCAAGTGGAAATACCAAATCTTCGACTCCTGTATTGGATAATTTTGGAAGAGATCTAACCAAAATGGCGTCAGACGACAAGTTAGATCCAATTGTTGGAAGAGAAAAAGAAATTGAACGTGTTTCTCAGATTTTAAGCCGTAGAAAAAAGAACAATCCAATTCTTATTGGTGAACCTGGTGTAGGTAAATCGGCGATTGCAGAAGGTTTAGCACTCCGAATAGTACAGCGCAAGGTTTCACGTGTATTATTTAATAAAAGAATTATTTCTTTAGACCTAGCAGCTCTTGTAGCAGGGACAAAATACAGAGGGCAGTTTGAAGAGCGAATGAAGGCAATCCTAAACGAATTAGAAACAAATAGCGATATCATCTTATTTATTGATGAAATACACACTATTGTTGGTGCAGGTGGCGCTTCAGGATCTCTAGATGCTTCGAATATGTTTAAACCCGCTTTAGCTAGAGGAGAACTCCAATGTATTGGTGCTACTACTTTAGACGAGTATAGACAAAATATAGAAAAAGATGGCGCACTAGAAAGGCGTTTTCAAAAAGTATTAGTAGAACCTACTTCTATTGAAGAAACTTTACAAATACTACAAAATATCAAGGAAAGGTATGAAGAACATCATAATGTATCATACACCGATGAAGCTTTAGAATCTTGTGTAGCATTAACTAATCGCTACATGAGTGATAGACACCTTCCAGATAAAGCAATTGACGCATTGGACGAAGCTGGTTCTAGAGTACATATCAATAACATCAATGTTCCAGAAAATATTCTAAAACTTGAGAAAGAACTGGACGCTATAAAATCTCAAAAAGGTCAAGTTATAAAAAAACAACGCTTTGAAGAAGCCGCTAAGCTTAGAGATGAGGAAAGAAAGATTGAAAATAGCCTCAAACAAGCTAAGGCAGTCTGGGAAGAGGAATTAAAGAATCAAAGAGAAACTGTGACTGAAGATAACGTAGCTGAAGTAGTCGCTATGATGACCGGTGTACCCGTTCAAAGAATTGCTGAACAAGAAAGTAAAAAACTCGTTCAGATGGAAAGCGATCTTCAAAAACGTGTTATTGGACAAGATGAAGCTATCGGTAAAATTGTAAAAGCAATAAGGAGAAATAGAGTTGGCTTGAAAGATCCAGACAAACCTATTGGATCATTTATTTTCCTTGGGCCTACTGGTGTTGGTAAAACACAATTAGCTAAAGAATTGTCAAAACTGATGTTTGATACTAATGACTCACTTATTAGGATTGATATGAGTGAATACATGGAAAAATTTGCAGTTACTCGATTGGTTGGTTCACCTCCTGGCTATGTTGGTTATGAAGAGGGCGGACAATTAACCGAAAAGGTTAGAAGAAAGCCCTACTCTATTATATTGCTAGATGAAGTTGAAAAGGCACATCCTGATGTATTTAACTTATTATTACAAGTATTAGATGATGGCTACATGACTGATAGTCTAGGAAGAAAGATAAACTTCAAAAACACTATAATTATAATGACTTCAAATATTGGCTCTCGTCAGCTCAAAGATTTTGGTCAAGGTGTAGGTTTTTCAACAACAGCTAAAAAAGAGTCATATCAATCAGACGCAAAAGGTGTTATTGCTAAGGCTTTAAAGAAAGCATTTGCACCAGAATTTTTAAATCGTATTGATGATGTTGTTATGTTTAACTCTTTGAGCAGTGAGCATATTCATGAGATTATAGATATCGAATTGAAAGCTTTATTTAACAGAATAACTCAGCTTGGATATTCTTTAAAACTTGGCAGTAAGGCCAAAGATTTTATTGCTGATAAAGGTTATGACTCTCAATTTGGGGCAAGACCACTAAAAAGGGCTATTCAAAAATATTTAGAGGATATCATTGCTGAAGAAATTGTTAACTCAAATCTCGATGAAGGGGATACTATTAAGATTAGTCTAGATGAAGAAAAAGCAGAACTGAAGATAAACATTAATAAGGCTAAAAAAGACAAACCCAAAAAGCCTAAAGGAGAATAA
- a CDS encoding SDR family oxidoreductase, which yields MSNNLLKGKRGIIFGALDSKSIAWKVAEHCKEQGAEFVLTNAPIAMRMGTINDLAEKTNSTIIPADATSVEDIDNLITKSMEILGGKIDFILHSIGMSVNVRKGRHYTDQNYDFTVKGLDVSAMSFHKVMQSAWKLEAMNDYGSILALSYIAAQRTFPDYNDMADNKSFLESIARSFGYHFGKRNNVRVNTISQSPTITTAGSGVKGFEGFFKYAEQISPLGNASADDCAKYCVSLFSDFTQSVTMQNLFHDGGFSNTGVSEEVLENFLK from the coding sequence ATGTCAAATAATTTATTAAAAGGAAAAAGAGGTATAATTTTTGGTGCTTTAGATAGCAAATCAATTGCTTGGAAAGTTGCAGAACATTGCAAAGAACAAGGCGCAGAGTTTGTTTTGACTAATGCCCCAATAGCTATGCGAATGGGAACAATCAATGATTTAGCAGAAAAAACTAATTCTACAATTATTCCTGCTGATGCAACATCTGTTGAAGATATTGACAACCTCATTACGAAGTCAATGGAAATTTTAGGAGGTAAAATCGATTTTATCTTACACTCTATAGGTATGTCTGTTAATGTTAGAAAAGGTAGACATTATACAGATCAAAATTATGACTTTACCGTAAAGGGTTTAGACGTTTCTGCAATGTCGTTTCATAAAGTAATGCAATCGGCTTGGAAATTAGAAGCCATGAATGATTATGGTTCTATCTTAGCCTTGTCATACATCGCAGCTCAAAGGACTTTTCCTGATTATAACGATATGGCTGATAACAAATCTTTTCTTGAAAGTATAGCAAGAAGCTTCGGTTATCATTTTGGAAAAAGAAATAATGTGAGGGTTAATACTATATCTCAGTCACCGACGATCACAACTGCTGGTAGTGGAGTTAAAGGTTTTGAAGGATTTTTTAAATATGCTGAGCAAATATCACCATTAGGAAATGCATCTGCTGATGATTGTGCTAAGTATTGCGTTTCTTTATTTTCTGATTTTACTCAATCTGTTACTATGCAAAACCTATTCCATGACGGTGGTTTTTCTAACACAGGAGTTAGTGAAGAAGTTTTAGAGAATTTTTTAAAATAA
- the recN gene encoding DNA repair protein RecN, with product MLNRLSINNYALIDELSIDFKKGFTTITGETGAGKSILLSALGLILGERAELKAIADANKKCVVEGEIIIDKYDIQSFFEIHDLDYLNPTLIRREIAPSGRSRAFVNDTPVSLNQLKELGSYLIDIHSQHQTLLLNSQNYQLKIVDVFCNHKNELSQFQNDYQSYLSKQTELDELLEKEKQISRELDYKQFLFDELEGAKLTKQDSKIEDELSKLENFEEIQHKLNQIISISDNEESSVSSLLSSIVMSIDSIKEKDSNLVPINDRLNSLWIEFKDCLSELESIASSYSIDFDVKQFLFLQERFNLVNKLFQKHNVQTIEQLMELHSDLSKELERFHTIDSSIESLKKDCKNTFIKASDSAKKLSKNRLAILPVLEKELISLLSNLGMPSAKLKINTNSFDDLTIKGYEDFTFCFSSNKGVDPMEISKIASGGELSRLMLCFKYVLAQKTNLPTIIFDEIDAGVSGEIAHKMAGLMSQMSKSMQVIGITHLPQVAAKGNVHLLVSKAESTNRTQTVIKELKEEERVDELAKMLSGKSITESSLSNARDLLNT from the coding sequence ATGCTTAATCGTTTGTCCATTAATAACTATGCGCTTATTGATGAGTTATCCATCGATTTTAAAAAAGGATTTACCACAATAACTGGAGAAACTGGAGCTGGTAAATCTATTTTGCTCTCTGCTTTAGGTCTTATACTCGGTGAGAGAGCAGAATTGAAGGCTATTGCTGATGCAAACAAAAAGTGTGTTGTTGAAGGTGAAATTATTATTGATAAATATGATATACAGTCATTTTTTGAAATTCATGATTTAGATTATTTAAATCCAACTTTGATTCGCAGAGAAATTGCTCCAAGTGGCAGGAGCAGAGCTTTTGTAAATGACACTCCAGTAAGCCTTAATCAACTAAAAGAATTAGGTTCATATCTCATTGATATACATTCCCAACACCAAACATTATTGTTAAATTCTCAAAATTATCAGCTTAAAATAGTTGATGTTTTTTGTAACCATAAGAATGAGCTCTCTCAGTTTCAGAATGACTATCAATCTTACCTTTCTAAGCAGACGGAGCTTGACGAATTATTAGAAAAAGAAAAGCAAATTTCTAGAGAGCTGGATTACAAACAATTTTTATTTGACGAATTAGAAGGTGCTAAACTTACTAAACAAGATAGTAAGATAGAAGATGAACTTAGTAAGCTTGAGAATTTTGAAGAAATTCAGCATAAGCTAAATCAAATTATTTCCATTTCTGATAACGAGGAGTCATCAGTAAGTTCATTGTTGTCATCTATAGTTATGTCAATAGACAGTATTAAAGAGAAAGACTCAAATCTAGTTCCGATAAATGATAGGTTAAATAGTTTGTGGATCGAATTTAAAGATTGTCTTTCCGAATTAGAAAGTATTGCATCTTCATATAGTATTGATTTTGATGTAAAACAATTTTTATTTCTTCAAGAGCGATTTAACCTTGTGAATAAATTGTTTCAAAAGCATAATGTTCAGACTATTGAACAATTAATGGAATTGCACTCTGATTTATCTAAAGAATTAGAAAGATTTCACACCATTGACTCTTCTATTGAATCTTTAAAAAAAGATTGCAAAAATACTTTCATTAAAGCCTCAGATTCAGCCAAAAAGTTAAGTAAGAACAGATTGGCTATTTTGCCTGTTTTAGAAAAAGAATTGATATCACTACTTTCTAATTTAGGTATGCCAAGCGCAAAGCTTAAAATTAATACTAATTCGTTTGATGACTTAACTATAAAAGGCTATGAAGATTTCACTTTTTGTTTTTCTTCAAATAAAGGGGTTGATCCAATGGAAATTTCAAAAATAGCGTCAGGTGGAGAGTTGTCTCGTTTAATGCTATGTTTCAAATATGTTTTGGCTCAAAAAACAAACCTTCCAACTATTATTTTTGATGAAATAGATGCTGGTGTTTCTGGTGAAATAGCTCATAAGATGGCAGGTTTAATGAGTCAAATGTCAAAATCTATGCAGGTTATTGGTATTACTCATCTTCCACAGGTTGCTGCAAAAGGAAATGTACACCTTTTAGTGTCTAAAGCAGAATCGACAAATAGAACTCAAACAGTTATAAAAGAATTGAAAGAAGAGGAGAGAGTTGATGAACTTGCAAAAATGTTAAGTGGTAAATCAATTACTGAATCTTCATTGAGTAACGCTAGAGATTTATTGAATACTTGA